TAGATGACATTGAAAAAGCTTATGCTCTGGAAGTGTGTTTGTTGAATTTTTTAAGGGAAAGCCAAGTTAGGGCAAAGTTGGCTGCACCGATTATGTTTGAAGAAAAACTTTGGGGGTTGCTAATTGCTCATCAATGTGATATACCCCGTCAGTGGAATGAAACTGAAAAAAACTTACTGACTTCCATCGCCGAACAATTAGCGATCGCGATTCATCAAGCTGAGTTAATGCGATCGCTCACTCAAGAAAAACAAACTCTCGAACAACGAGTTATTGAGCGGACGATGGCACTACGCGATGCTTTACTCGCTGCCGAAGCCGCTAGCCGTCTGAGAAGTGAGTTTTTAGCTACCATCAGCCACGAATTACTTACGCCTTTGACTTACGTCATTGGTATGTCTTCAACTTTATTACGCTGGCCTTTAGGAGATTTAAGTCAACGACAAAGGGATTATCTGCAAACAATCCACGATAGTGGAGAACATTTATTAGAAATGATTAATGACATCCTCGATTTATCCCAGATAGAGGCTGGCAAGGCAGTTTTAAATATTACAGAATTTTCCTTAATAAATATAGCAGAAAGTACTTTAGAATCTTTATCAGAAAAAGCAACAAGCGAACAAGTAAATCTGAAACTTGATTTGCAAATCGATCCTCGACGCGATCGCTTTAGTGCCGATGCAGCGCGAGTCGAACAAATTCTCTGGAATCTGTTAACTAATGCGATTAAATTCACCCCTGAAGGTGGTAGTGTGACTTTGCGTCTTTGGGTAGAAGATGACACAGCTATCTTTCAAGTAGAAGATACTGGAATTGGTATTCCTGAAGAACAATTACCACTACTGTTTGAAAAATTTCAGCAACTAGATACACCCTATCGCCGTCGCTACGAAGGCACCGGACTCGGTTTAGCTTTAACTAAACAACTTGTAGAACTCCATCGGGGGCGAATTGAAGTAGAATCAACCGTGGGTATTGGCTCACTGTTTACTGTGTGGATACCAGCCCAGCCGATGAGAGTGCTGAGTGGTAAGTGAAGAGTTAATAGTTAAGAGTTAGGAGTTAGGAGTTAAGTGAAGAGTTAATAGTTAAGAGTTAGGAGTTAGGAGTTTGGAGTTAATAGTTAGTAGAAAATAAAAAACAACTGACAACTGACTAATGACAACTGACCAATGACAAATTCCATTAAACCACTGCATCGCGGACTGATTGTATCTTGTCAAGCGCCTGTTGATTCCCCACTGCATGAACCAATAGTGATTGCGGCAATGGCACAAGCTGCTGTTAATAATGGTGCAGTTGGTGTGAGAATTGACACTCCAAATCATATCATTGCTGTGCGTGAAAAAGTTAAAGTGCCGATTATTGGTCTGTGGAAACAAGTAATAGCTGGATATGATGTATACATTACGCCCAAGTTTCACCATGCTGCTGCTGTGGCTGAAGCAGGAGCAGATATTATTGCCATAGATGCGACGACTAGAAACCGCCCTGATGATGAAACTGTGGTAGATATCATTGCTCGCATTCATCAGCATTTGGGTAAACTAGTGATGGCAGATGTGGATACAATTGCAGCTGCAAAAGCTGCCGCAGATGCCGGTGCTGATCTTGTCGGGACAACTCTTTACGGCTACACTGATGCAACTAAGCATCTTTCTCCACCAGGCTGGGAACTCCTTAACCAGATGGTAGAACAGTTAGATATTCCAGTGATTTGTGAAGGGGGGATTTCTTCACCCGAAATGGCTCGAAAAGCTTTAGATTTACAGGCTTACGCTGTTGTAGTTGGCACTGCTATTACTGGTATTGATTTGCAGGTGAAAACTTATACATCTGTGCTAACTAAATAAAACAGGGGCTAGAAGCACGGCAGTACTGACTGATGTCAACTTCAACTCAAAGCACCTCGCAAACTACATTCTGGTATGATATCAAGTCCGCTACGTATCAGGCTTAAATAACACTGCTCTGGGCTGACTCCAGAGCAGTGTGTAAAAAAAACAGGTAAGCTAGAAATCTCTAAGAACTCTCCCTGTTTTTTGGCTGTCTGTCAGGTTTACAAACTGTCGGTAATTACTCAAACAATAATGAAATTGCTAACACTAGGGGAGTCTCCAGCTATAAACTGTGCTAATAGTTGTTGAGTAAATTCACTGCCACTACCATCAAGGTCAAAGTACAGTGCGCTTACGGCAATACTATAGTCGTAGATAAATCGTTGAGCGCTGGTGGTTGCAGCTGTGCCAATCACAAACTGAGTTTCTAATAATGAACCTGCTATTAACCCACCACCAAAGCCTGAAGCTGATACCTGAATCAAGTCTTTACTGGAATTGAAGGTGTAAATGGTATCAACACCTTCAGAATAATTACTGAAAGCAAAAGTATTAACACCAGAACCAGAACCACCAATCAGGACATCATTGCCATCCCCACCATCTAGCAGACTGTTACCGGAACTATAGTAGTCCACAAGTAGAGTATCGTCGCCACTGCCGCCTTTAATCGTATCATCACCAAAGCCGCCATTGAGGTAATCGTTGCCACTGCCGCCTTCAATCGTATCATCACCAAGGCCGCCATCGAGGTAATCGTTGCCATTTCCCCCCAGCAAACTATCATTGTAGGCTGTACCATAAATACTTAAACGCTCGATACTCTGGAAGCTAACCACAGAGTTGCCACTTGTAATTGTGCCATTGGTGGTGCTTGAGTCTAGAGTTGTGACGATTCCCACCTCCGCAGAAGAGAAATTGGCGGATAAATAATCGTTACCTGTTCCGCCATCTACTGTTTGTGTTACTAGGGAAGACGGATCAAGATCAGCATTAATTAAATCAAAGGAATCATCACCATCTCCGCCATTGAGAGTATTGTTACCACTGTAGATATTAGCGCTTAAGTAATCATTGCCATCGCCGCCAAAAAGCAGATTGTTACCGACACCATAGGAGCCAAATAGAGAATCATCACCTGCGCCGCCTTGAATCGTATCATCACCACCGCTGCTGCCAAAGAAGTCATCGTTGCCATTTCCTCCCAGTAAACTATCACTGTAGGCTGTACCATAGATTGAGAAATTCTCGATATTTTGGAAGCTAATCTGAAAATTGCCAGCCCTAATCGTGCCTTTGTCGGCTGTATCTAAAGTTGTGACGATTCCTTCCACAGCATAGTCGAAAGCAGCGGTTAGATAATCGTTACCTGTCCCGCCATCTACTGTCTGTGTTACTAAGGAAGTCGGATCAACCTCAAGAGCGTAGATTGTAAACCTATCATCGCCATTTCCGCCATTGAGGGTATTGTTGCCACTAGACTGAAAAATAGTTAAATAATCATTTCCGGCATCACCAATCAAAGCATTATTACCTGTAGAATACGCCACGCTTAACTCATCGTCCCCAGTTCCAGCTTTGAGGGTATTGTTGCCACTCGAATAGCTAATAGAAAGATTATCGTTACCTGAGTCGCCATCGAGAAGATTATTTCCAGAGGAATTAACAGCAATTAAGTAGTCTCTGCCTGCACCACCGCACAGACTATTACTTCCTTCGTTACCTATCAGATAATCATTGCCATTGCCCCCTGATAGCTTGTCGTCTCCTGCACCTCCATAGATTGTGTCATCTCCAGCTTCACCTAGTATGCTGTCATTACCATCTCCACCATTCAGGGTATTACTGTTAGCATTACCTGTAATCCAGTTATTCAGTGTATTGCCGTTGCCGTTAATGGCTGTTGTGCCTGTAAGGGTGAGGTTTTCTATGTAATCTCCCAACGTCCAGCTAACGGATGATTTGACTGTATCAACTCCGCCTGCATTGCCTCCATTCCCATTATCTTCACTGACAATATCTCCGGTGCTATCAACAATGTAAGTATCGTTACCTGACCCACCAGATAAGCTATCGTTGCCAGTGCCACCATCTAAGGTGTCGTTGCCACTATCTGCATACAGTGTGTCATTACCATCATTACCTTTGATTTGGTCATCATAAATTGTGCCAATCAAGTTTTCGGAATTATTAGTACCAATGATATTAGCCATATTTTGCTCCAATTCAATTTTAGTAAAATTTGATTAAACAAGTTTATTATTCATTTTAATAATGCTTGCTATCAAAAAAAAATTGCAAATAAATTAGACAATATTTTCCAAGAAATAAAGGTTTGTGCCAGAATTTAGGTATCCAAAATTAGCTACATAGCTGCTTAATTTGATTTTTTCTGATTACTGGGATATCCAAGCCTGATCAAATTGAAATTCTAGATTCGGAATTTTTACGGTGCAATTTCGCCAGATTTTAAGAAATATTATCTGATCTGCAAGTATTGTATAAATAAACGAGTTGAAACCCTCACTATTTTTTCAATATAGTGGTGAATAATTTGTTGTGAGTCCTACGTGAATGCTATTGTTCTGACTTTTCAACAATAGTTTTTTAATTACCAAATTTTACCAAATTATTATATAGGAACGCTACGCACATAACAAGTGGATGGTTGCAAGTTTTGCATTGTTGCTATGTATTTTTCAGAAAAACCAGAATATTGGCTTTTTGATGAATCCGAAAGCTTGTCTTAGAGGTTTTGTAGCTAAGTCCACTTATTTTACTTTCCACACCTCAAACCAATGCCGACAACAGCAGCAACAGTAATCTCACGCCGCCTCTCGTAACAAGGACAGCTTCTTGTAGAGTTGCGTAAAAATTGTGTCAGTGCGATCGCACAAAGTTGCGCGGTTGAGCCTGATAGTAATAACACACAAAGTCTGATGTCGCAAACTGACCATCAGACTTTCTGCAAAATCCAAAATGGTATTAGATTGTCACCTGGTTATCACATCTGTGATTTAAGCTAGAAATAAGACAGCCAAAGCATTTATGATGGGAGAATTTCTACAGAGGTGGCAACTCAAAGACACAAGCGCCAATGTCAATTACCGCAAATAATTTGGGTGGGATGGGTGGCGATCGCTTTGATCTCAACTGGGTGTGAGCAACTTATTGAGTATTTACCGCCCTTGCCGAGTATCGAACTACCATCAAGTAAGCCACCACAACCCCCTGTTCCTAGCCAAACCTTGCAAACTACCCAAATGGAGGCAGCAGTTCGTCAAGGCATCAACCAAGTGCGGCAAAAAAACGGACTACAATCCCTACAAAACAACGAAAAACTAGCGCAGGTTGCCCGCAATTACAGCCGACAAATGGCGCAAAAAAACTTCTTTAGCCATACTGGTGCTGATGGTAGCACCTTGAAAGATAGAGTCCAGGCTGGTGGTATATCCTATTGGATGGTTGGTGAGAACTTATTCAAAAGTCAGAACGTTCCTCAACCTGTGCCGGCTGCTGTTAAAGGTTGGATGGAAAGTCCTGGACACCGAGAAAATATTCTTCGTCCTGTGTTTAGAGAAACGGGTGTGGGGGTGTGGCGAGTAGGAAATACATATTACATCACCCAGTTGTTTTTAAGGCGTTAGAAAGCTAATATAGCTGGGGACTGGGGACTGGGGACTGGGGACTGGGTGAAAAGCCTTTTTGTGTCTAGGTTTTATCATCTGTTGAGGGACTAACCACCTTGGCTATTGCTATAAAAAGGATTTACTATAGACACTTACACAAGTCAGTTACCGCTTCGTTACAACTGCCTTAAAGAAGAATAAATCAAAATTTTGACCAAAAATGGGTAAAATAGGTTTGAATAGTCTGCAAGTAGTGAGGCGAAAAATGATCTCCTCCGAACCCAGTGAGTTAGATAAAAAAATCCAATATGTAGCAGAACTGAGTCAAAAAATTACTAATGCATTAAAAGAAACAACAGAGATACATATTTAATAAAAATTAATTATTTTCACATTCTTTCAGTCTGGTTTATAATACTTATTTCGACATTAAATACGAACTATTCCAACATTTTATGGATGTCTTTTAACATTAAAAATAAATGTAAAGGATCAGTAGGACTAGGTTCAAAATCAAAATTTTCATACCATTTCCGTGCTTGCTCATCTTTAGCATGAACTAGCAAAGCACGAATACCTAAAATATCTGCTGCTGCATTTACACGTTTTAAACAGTCCTTTAATAAACCACTTCCTATTCTCTTACCTTGAAAATCTTTGCTAACTGCTAGACGAGCTAAAAGGGCTACAGGTACAGGATATTTTGGCAGTCCCTTAATTATGCGAGAAGGAGCATCTTTATGAGTAACAGAAGCTACAGTTAGAGTGTAGTAACCAATAACAGTATTATCTAAACAGGCTACATAAGTTTTGGAACTATCGGACTGTTGATTTTGTAAAGCATAATTAATTAAAAAGTTATTTAAACCAGACTGCCCACAATCAAAGTCTTGAATATTGTGGGAAGCTGATAATTTTTCAATATACAGATTGTTTAATGGCGACGAACTACTCAAATACACTTGCTTCCGTTAATAGACGACGCAAACGAGGTTTTTCTGTTGAGGGAGAGTCAAGAGCGTTTTGAAATGCTTGCCATTGCTCGTCATCTAACACAAAAAGTTTACGATTTGTCAAAGCATCTTGAGCAGCAATTAGGCCATGTTCTAACAAGAATTCACTAACATTTTTATGACTTGCAGCAGCAGCTTGCTGCAAAATCTTTTTGACACTAGAACTTGTACGAATGTCGATCCGTTCAGTTTTAGACTCACCTACGTGACTCATAATTTAAATTGAATTTATTTTACTTTCAATCCTTAAGCTATCATACACACGTTGTCCTGACAAGAAATTAATGATAGAGAAGACAGACTTAGGATAGGTGCAGCGATCGCAGTCCCGGCCTAAACTGCAAGTTAGCTCCATGATTACAGGAAGCTCTTGTGAGAGCTTCTGATAAAGGCGATCGCAATGGCACATGAAACAACTTTTTCAGCAACCTACGCTTTATCTGGCTTTGTTGGTGACTGGATGCATCTCCACTAGAGATGGCACGAATGCTCAAAAACTGGCTGTACCCAACTTAATACCGCCAACAAGTACAAATATTGACGTAAATTATGTCACTAAAGTTGTGCAGCAGACAGGCCCGGCAGTAGTGCGAATTGACTCGTCTCGCACTGTTGCAGTATCCCCTAAAAACTCTGTTTTACAACGTTTTTTCGGTGAACAGTTGCCCAGTACAGAACGAGTAGAACGGGGGATAGGCTCCGGATTTATTACTAATGCTGATGGATTAATTTTAACTAATGCTCATGTGGTGGCAGAAGCGGATAATGTCACAGTGATATTGAAAGATGGTCGCCGTTTTCAGGGCACCGTGGTAGGTAGTGACCCTGTTACTGATGTTGCTGTGGTCAGAATTAAAGCTACGGGGCTACCAACAGTCAAGATAGGCAACTCAGATAATCTATTACCAGGTCAGTGGGCGATCGCGATTGGCAATCCCCTAGGACTGGATAACACTGTTACTCAAGGAGTTGTCAGCGCTACTCAGCGTTCTATTGCAGATCTTGGTGTGCCTACAGAACGAGTTGACTTTATCCAAACCGATGCAGCAATTAATCCGGGGAACTCTGGCGGCCCTTTGCTGAACTCAGAAAGCGAAGTGATTGGTATGAATACCGCCGTGATTCGGGGAGCGCAGGGATTAGGTTTCGCCATTCCGATCAATACTGCTCAACGGATTGCAGCCCAATTGGTAGCCAAAGGACGAGTAGATCACCCCTACATCGGTGTGCAAATGGCTCAGTTGAATGCAGAGTTGCGAGCCAAAATCAATCAGAGCAATATTGGTTTAAGAGTTAACCAAGATACAGGCGTGATCGTTGTGGGAATTGCCCGCAATTCACCTGCGGCTAGTGCAGGTTTGCGTCCCGGTGACATTATTGAAAGTATCAACGGTGTTGCTATTAAAGATACACAGCAAGTGCAACAACAAGTGGAAGCCGTGAAAATTGGCGATCGCCTGCAAATTACTATCAATCGTAACGGCAACAGACAGGCGATCGTAGTCAGACCCCAGGCTTTACCAGCAAAAGAGCCTGGTTGAGGAACGAAACAGTCCAAATGCTCCCCTGCTTATTTGTATCAACATAAAAAAACGGGTTCAGCCCTCGTTTTCAGTCTTTTAAAGGATTGTTCGGAGGAAATTTACCCTTTATAGGTGAGTATTCCGAGCAATTTTTAGCTTCTTCAGTGAGAACCATAGAAGGCTGTACTGCACACTTGAGATAATTGTTGTTTGAATAAAATTGACATTTTTTACAAGGTACTTTGTGTAAAGGGTCAATTCTAAAA
Above is a window of Nostoc sp. UHCC 0702 DNA encoding:
- a CDS encoding GAF domain-containing sensor histidine kinase, which encodes MLSSSDLSFSKNLPLVVFNQLEELLRQMAQVAGNNTLVLTEAVLARIRIPEEWQIQRFTLVVSGGFSALLVGTWEQGSREAGEQGRRGAGAQGIYSAISNVGDYNGGMAPLSEAALTQSPATLHPNAEASQQSILTASLTFNSEAIASFVAKLRDLFEGDSDTHQNLEHYRQILRPNDATLQARFTLLLLECLLPQQNEEVTEPVSTNEPEVYVCQAVEDALKKQIYQERLLNQVTSQIRKSLDLPVIMATAIAQVREFLELDRIVIYKFEGSRVNNSTLLTQTSSQPPIQDCGGCIVYEARATDTIPSVLQYKEKNCFVRTSQCWEKYRQGFTLAVDDIEKAYALEVCLLNFLRESQVRAKLAAPIMFEEKLWGLLIAHQCDIPRQWNETEKNLLTSIAEQLAIAIHQAELMRSLTQEKQTLEQRVIERTMALRDALLAAEAASRLRSEFLATISHELLTPLTYVIGMSSTLLRWPLGDLSQRQRDYLQTIHDSGEHLLEMINDILDLSQIEAGKAVLNITEFSLINIAESTLESLSEKATSEQVNLKLDLQIDPRRDRFSADAARVEQILWNLLTNAIKFTPEGGSVTLRLWVEDDTAIFQVEDTGIGIPEEQLPLLFEKFQQLDTPYRRRYEGTGLGLALTKQLVELHRGRIEVESTVGIGSLFTVWIPAQPMRVLSGK
- a CDS encoding N-acetylmannosamine-6-phosphate 2-epimerase — its product is MTNSIKPLHRGLIVSCQAPVDSPLHEPIVIAAMAQAAVNNGAVGVRIDTPNHIIAVREKVKVPIIGLWKQVIAGYDVYITPKFHHAAAVAEAGADIIAIDATTRNRPDDETVVDIIARIHQHLGKLVMADVDTIAAAKAAADAGADLVGTTLYGYTDATKHLSPPGWELLNQMVEQLDIPVICEGGISSPEMARKALDLQAYAVVVGTAITGIDLQVKTYTSVLTK
- a CDS encoding calcium-binding protein, which produces MANIIGTNNSENLIGTIYDDQIKGNDGNDTLYADSGNDTLDGGTGNDSLSGGSGNDTYIVDSTGDIVSEDNGNGGNAGGVDTVKSSVSWTLGDYIENLTLTGTTAINGNGNTLNNWITGNANSNTLNGGDGNDSILGEAGDDTIYGGAGDDKLSGGNGNDYLIGNEGSNSLCGGAGRDYLIAVNSSGNNLLDGDSGNDNLSISYSSGNNTLKAGTGDDELSVAYSTGNNALIGDAGNDYLTIFQSSGNNTLNGGNGDDRFTIYALEVDPTSLVTQTVDGGTGNDYLTAAFDYAVEGIVTTLDTADKGTIRAGNFQISFQNIENFSIYGTAYSDSLLGGNGNDDFFGSSGGDDTIQGGAGDDSLFGSYGVGNNLLFGGDGNDYLSANIYSGNNTLNGGDGDDSFDLINADLDPSSLVTQTVDGGTGNDYLSANFSSAEVGIVTTLDSSTTNGTITSGNSVVSFQSIERLSIYGTAYNDSLLGGNGNDYLDGGLGDDTIEGGSGNDYLNGGFGDDTIKGGSGDDTLLVDYYSSGNSLLDGGDGNDVLIGGSGSGVNTFAFSNYSEGVDTIYTFNSSKDLIQVSASGFGGGLIAGSLLETQFVIGTAATTSAQRFIYDYSIAVSALYFDLDGSGSEFTQQLLAQFIAGDSPSVSNFIIV
- a CDS encoding CAP domain-containing protein; translated protein: MATQRHKRQCQLPQIIWVGWVAIALISTGCEQLIEYLPPLPSIELPSSKPPQPPVPSQTLQTTQMEAAVRQGINQVRQKNGLQSLQNNEKLAQVARNYSRQMAQKNFFSHTGADGSTLKDRVQAGGISYWMVGENLFKSQNVPQPVPAAVKGWMESPGHRENILRPVFRETGVGVWRVGNTYYITQLFLRR
- a CDS encoding GNAT family N-acetyltransferase, which codes for MSSSSPLNNLYIEKLSASHNIQDFDCGQSGLNNFLINYALQNQQSDSSKTYVACLDNTVIGYYTLTVASVTHKDAPSRIIKGLPKYPVPVALLARLAVSKDFQGKRIGSGLLKDCLKRVNAAADILGIRALLVHAKDEQARKWYENFDFEPSPTDPLHLFLMLKDIHKMLE
- a CDS encoding DUF1778 domain-containing protein, giving the protein MSHVGESKTERIDIRTSSSVKKILQQAAAASHKNVSEFLLEHGLIAAQDALTNRKLFVLDDEQWQAFQNALDSPSTEKPRLRRLLTEASVFE
- a CDS encoding trypsin-like peptidase domain-containing protein, which gives rise to MKQLFQQPTLYLALLVTGCISTRDGTNAQKLAVPNLIPPTSTNIDVNYVTKVVQQTGPAVVRIDSSRTVAVSPKNSVLQRFFGEQLPSTERVERGIGSGFITNADGLILTNAHVVAEADNVTVILKDGRRFQGTVVGSDPVTDVAVVRIKATGLPTVKIGNSDNLLPGQWAIAIGNPLGLDNTVTQGVVSATQRSIADLGVPTERVDFIQTDAAINPGNSGGPLLNSESEVIGMNTAVIRGAQGLGFAIPINTAQRIAAQLVAKGRVDHPYIGVQMAQLNAELRAKINQSNIGLRVNQDTGVIVVGIARNSPAASAGLRPGDIIESINGVAIKDTQQVQQQVEAVKIGDRLQITINRNGNRQAIVVRPQALPAKEPG